One window of Trifolium pratense cultivar HEN17-A07 linkage group LG5, ARS_RC_1.1, whole genome shotgun sequence genomic DNA carries:
- the LOC123885193 gene encoding 14 kDa proline-rich protein DC2.15-like: MASKTCSTLAIFFIINLLFFSLVSACGSHKCKPTPKPTPTPSSGSCPRDTLKFGVCANVLGALLNITIGQPPVTPCCSLLNGLVDLEAAACLCTALKANILGIIHVDLPISLSLLLNVCSRKVPHDFQCAY; this comes from the coding sequence ATGGCTTCTAAAACTTGTTCCACTCTTGCTATTTTCTTCATAATCAACCTCCTCTTTTTTTCACTTGTTTCAGCTTGTGGTTCTCACAAATGCAAGCCTACACCAAAGCCAACTCCAACTCCTTCAAGTGGCTCATGCCCACGTGATACACTCAAATTTGGTGTATGTGCCAATGTTCTAGGTGCATTGTTGAATATAACAATTGGTCAACCACCAGTGACCCCTTGTTGTTCCCTCCTAAATGGCCTTGTTGATCTTGAGGCTGCAGCATGTCTTTGCACTGCCCTTAAAGCTAACATTTTGGGCATTATACATGTTGACCTTCCAATTTCACTTAGTTTGCTTCTCAATGTTTGTTCAAGGAAAGTCCCAC